TTTTAGTAGCGTTAGTATGATCCAGTAAAGGTACCATCCATTCATTGCTACCATATGTATAATAACATAAATGGATGCTTACTTAAAGTATGTAAATTGAAGAGAGGTCTACTCTGAAACCTCTCCACTTACTTTATTCATCCAATTCGTTAATTTCGCCGGTTCATCCGTGGCTGCATAGGTTGCTGCTACTTTTCCATCTTTTAAATAAACCATCGTTGGGACAGAATCGATGTCCATTTTTTCTAAAAGAGCAATCATATCATCGCGACTCTTTTCGGAGGCTTTATCTGTGTTATAATAAGCCATTTTTTGGTCTGGTTGTCTTTTTTTAAGTTCTTTCTTTAAAATAGGCTGAAATGCTTGGCAATCTTCACAGGTCGGACGTCCAACATAAACAAAGCCAGTTGTTTTATCGGCCATTTTTTGCTTAAAATCTTTGGTGGAAATGGTTGTTAGAAAAGAGGCGCTTTCTTTTTCTGTTTGATTTGCTTTCTCTTCCGTTTCTTTTTTATTATCGCCGCATGCTCCAAGTGTAAGGATTACGGTAATTAATGTTAATAGTAATAGTATTTTTTTCATGTAAACAGCTCCTTCGCATTTATTGTACTTGATTTTTCCCAAAAAAGAAAAACCCGAAAAAGTGATTTTCACACTATGTTTTCGAGTTAAAAGATATGTTTTCGGGTATTTTATTAGGGTTAAAACGTTCTTTTCTATAGTGTTTCGTTATTTTTCATTATCTAGCAAAATATCTGCGGAATAGATGGAATGTACTTCACCGAGTGCGTCTTGGAGTAAGAGTACACCTTCATCAGAAATTCCTTTTACTTGCCCATGAATTTTACCTTTTGTTGTGCTAGCAGTTAATTTTTCGCCAAATGGGATTGCTTTTGTTTCCCAAAGTAATTTTATCGGTGCGAATCCTTTATCTAGAAAAAGCTCATAATATTTTTCTAAGGAGGTAAGAATTTCTTGTAGTAAGGCTTTTCTTGAGATGCTCTCGCCTAATTCCAGTTTCAGAGAACTTGCTTTGTCTTTGATTTCTTCTGGGAATTCCTGTTGATTTACATTGATTCCCATACCGATAATTACTGCGTGAATCGTTTCTGCCTCCGCTTGCATTTCCGTTAAAACACCACAGATTTTTCGTTTACCAATGTAAATATCATTCGGCCATTTAATTTTCGGTTCGAGCTTTGTGATATTTTCAATCGCTTCTGTGATTGCGAGTGAGGCGATAAACGTGAACTGCGGTACTTTTTGAATAGGGATTTGTGGTTTTAAAATTACACTCATCCAAATACCTTCCCCTTTTTTGGAACTCCAAGGGCGAAGCAAGCGACCTTTTCCAGCTGTTTGCTCATCGGCTACGATAACGGTTCCTTCAGGGCTAGATTCGATTTGCTGATGGGCAATGATTTGTGTAGAGCTAACCGATTCATGGATTTCCAAATGCTGACCGATAAATTTGGTTTCTAAACCGAGTAGTAGTGCATCTTTCGTGTACTGTTCTGCTGTTGCTGACAAACGGTAACCACGGTTTCTGACTGCTTCGATTTCAAATCCTTCTTTACGGAGAGCTTCCATTTGCTTCCAAACGGCAGTGCGCGAGCATCCTAGGCTATCCGCGATTTCTTGCCCCGATAAATAAGTGCCATCACTTTCTGTAAATAAAGCAAGCAATTTTTCTCGATTATTCTTCATGATAGCCTAGCCACCTTTTAATCTGAATTTTTTCATTGTTTATTTCATTGGAAAGGACGCCACATTCTACTTTGTCAAGCGTCTCTTTTACCCATGGACCTGCGCTTTCTCCAGACCATTTTAATAAATCAGCTCCAGTAATAGCTAAGTCTTTTTTGGAGTGAATTGGTAACGCCTCGTAAGCTTGACTTAGTTTATGTTGGTTATTTTCTTGCCCTCGAATAACATTTAGTTCATTTACTAAGGAGAAAACTGCCTTGCCAGCATGATAAAGTTCATCTGTTAGCCATGTCTCTTTCATTTTCAACGCATCTTGATATGCTTTATTCACAAGTTGAATTGTTTTATTTGGTAATTTCCACGCTTTTAGAAATGCGTTAACATTGTTAGGTTTGACAGCAACAACAAGTCCAAGCCAAATCGATTCTTCGGTTGTCCGTTTTTCCCAGTCCCAACTAGCAAACTCGCTTAGTGCTGGTTTCTCGTCTTTTAAGCCTGGTAAATAAGTTTCCATCTTGACTTTTAAAAGTAGTTCTATCGCACGTTTCGCTGCTTTGCCTTTCATCATTTTTATCCATTCAACAGTCATTCGTTCAACGGAAGTATGCTGTAACAACTCTATTTGGCTTTCTAAAGCTTTTTCGGTTTCTTTATCAAGCTCAAAGTCAAGTTGACTCAGGAAGCGGACTGCTCGCATCATTCTAAGCGCATCTTCATGAAAACGTTCAGAGGCTTTACCAACTGCTTTGATTTCTTTATTTTGAATCGCTAATTGCCCAGAAAACGGGTCGTGTAGCGCAAAATGCTCATCCATCGCAATGGCGTTCATCGTAAAATCGCGACGTTTTAAATCCTCTTCTAGGGAGCGAATAAAGGTTACTTCGCTTGGGCGCCTGAAATCTTCATACGTTCCTTCTGTTCGAAAAGTGGTCACTTCATAAAATTCATTATTTTCTCTAACTGTAACAGTCCCATGCGCAATCCCAGTGTCATAACTTGTCTGAAAAATCTCTTTTACTTCTTCTGGGAAAGCACTAGTTGCAATATCCACATCGGAAATTGTTCTATTTAGCAAGTAATCTCTGACAGATCCGCCAACAAAATACGCTTCAAATCCGGCTGTAGTTAATTTTTGCAATACAGGAAGCGCTTTTAGAAACACGTCATTCATCTGTCATCGCTCCTTTATTCATCATTCCGTCTTAAGTCTCGCCAATCTAGGAAACCAGCTCCTAAACCACGAATTAAAATTTCTGCTGTGCCAATATTTGTCGCTAAAGGAATTTCGTAAACATCGCATAATCGAATAAGCGCCGTCACATCTGGTTCGTGAGGCTGCGCAGTGAGCGGATCCCGCAAGAAAATAACTAAGTCCATTTTATTTTCTGAAATACGCGCACCAATTTGTTGATCGCCACCAAGCGGGCCTGATTTAAAACGATGTACCGTTAAGCCAGTTGCTTCGATAATGCGTAAACCTGTCGTCCCGGTTGCATATAATTGATGCGGTTCGAGCAAATGTTTATATGCAGTTGCAAATCCAACCATCAAATCTTTCTTTTCATCGTGCGCGATTAATGCGATATGCATCTCATTCACCTATCCTTAGTCTAAAATATTTTCTAAGCCATAAATAAGTGTTTCAAGTTCTTTAGTTTTACGTACAGAAAGTGCCACGCCAGACATAAAGGAAATTCGGTCATAAGAGTCATGGCGAATTGTTAATCCTTGTCCCTCTGCTCCAAAAATCACTTCTTGATGTGCTACAAGTCCTGGTAAACGCACACTATGAATTCGCATACCTTCATATTCTGAGCCTCTAGCTCCTTCAATAAGTTCTACTTCATCTGCAGCACCTTGTTTAACGAATTCACGCGTTTCTGCCATCATTTCCGCAGTTTTAACAGCCGTACCACTTGGCGCGTCTAATTTATTGTCATGATGCAACTCAATAATTTCGACGTTCGGGAAATATTTAGCTGCTTTTTGTGCAAATTGCATCATTAAAACAGCACCTACAGCAAAGTTTGGCGCAATTAAAGCACCGATTTTTTTCGATTCTGCAATTGATCTTAGTTCACTAATTTGTTCTGGTGTAAAACCTGTTGTACCAACGACCGCACGTACGCCATGTTCTAAAATCGTTTTCGTGTTACTATACCCTACTTTAGGGGTCGTAAAATCAACGACACAATCCGGTTTTATTTCTTCTAACATCTCGCTTAAATTACCAAAAACAGGTACATCTAACGAGCTAAATTCCACTATTTCATTTATATTTTTTTCTTTTGGTTCATGGTCAAGCACGGCTACTAACTCTAAATCTGCTTCTCTTAAAACAGTTTTGACAACCTCGTGTCCCATTCTTCCTTTAAATCCAGATACTGCTACTCTCATTTTGCTTTTTCCTCCTTTTTTGTCCAACGATCTTTATCTCGTTCTTTAAATTTTGCCATGACCGTATCGTGTGCTTTTTCCATATCAATATCAAGTGAGTTGGCCATACACGTCAGTACAAAAAGACAATCGCCTAATTCCTCTGCCACAGTCTTGGTTGGTTCACTTGTTTTCTTCGGCTTTTCACCGTAGTAATGATTGATTTCTCTGGCTAATTCTCCCGTTTCTTCAGTAATTCGCGCCATCATCGCTAGTGGGGAAAAGTAACCTTCCTCGAATCCACCAATGAAATCATCCACTTCTTTTTGTATTTCTGCCATTGTTTTCGCCATCGGTTTTCCCCCTTTATGTGGTAAACTAAAATAGATTTTAAGACTAATTGTTAACTTCATTTCATTATACCTAAACAAATACGTCCAAGTCCATGATTTTTTACTTACATATTAAATAGGTTTCAGGGAGGAAAAAAGCTATGCTAAAAACATTACGCACAAAAAATATTTGCTTTATTATGCTTGGTACGGCAATTTATGCATTTGGATTAGTAAATTTTAATATCGCGAATAACCTTGGTGAAGGCGGTTTAGCTGGAGTAACCTTATTCCTTCTTCACTTCTTCCAAATTGATCCAGCGTACTCTAACTTAATTTTAAATATACCTTTGTTTATATTAGGTTGGCGAGTTCTAGGCAATCGTTCCCTCATTTATACGGGTATCGGAACGGTGAGTTTGTCCTTATTTTTATGGATTTTCCAGCGAATACCTTATACGCTAGATTTACATAGCGATTTACTTTTAGTCGCCCTTTTTGCTGGTGGCTTTAGTGGTATTGGGCTTGGCCTCGTGTTTCGCTACGGTGGGACGACTGGTGGTAGTGATATTATCGCCAAACTGCTTAATCACACAAAAGGAATAAGCATGGGACGTACGCTGTTTGCTATTGATGCGATTGTTCTAGTTGCCTCGCTCTCCTATTTAGATGTGCGTCAAGTTATGTATACGCTCGTCGCTGTATTCATCGGTTCTCGTGTAATTGATTTTGTTCAAGAAGGAGCTTATGCGGCTCGCGGTGCGCTCATTATTTCTAAAGATAATGACGCGATTGCTTCCCATGTGATGCTCGCGATGAATCGTGGTGTGACAGTGTTGGAAGGTCGCGGTGGCTTCTCTAAAAAAGACCAAGACGTCCTTTATATTGTCGTTGCGAAAAATGAAATTATTCAATTAAAAAATATTGTTCAAGCAATTGACCCACATGCCTTTGTTTCCGTCAGTGTCGTTCATGATGTGATGGGAGAAGGTTTCACACTCGATGAAAACAAGAATCCTATCTACTAATATATTTACTTGGCTCATAGTTTTCTAAAGCCAAATCGACGGTGTTTCCAAGTGCTAAATCCGCTAAAAGTTTGCCAACATAAGGCCCGGTAGTTAAACCAGAAGCACCAAGACCATTCGCTAAAAAGACTGACTCAAATCCAGGAAGTTGACCAATAAGTGGCGCAAAATCAGGCGTGTATGGTCTAGTTCCGACCGCCACATGGGCCACTTTACTCGCTAAATCCCCTTCCATAAACTGGCTGACTTCTGTTAGTATTTCCGCCTTACCTTCTGCTGTTGGTTCCGTATCGAAGCCAGCAGCTTTTTCATGCGTTGCACCGACGATAATTTTCCCATTATCAAAAGGGACAATTGATTTCGCGCTCGGTGGTAAAATTACTGGCCATTCATCCGTTTGAAATTCGCTAAAATCAAGTTCCAGCAATTGCCCTTTTTGCGCTAAAACTTCTGTATGAAAACTCGCCTCGTCTAGCAATTCTTTTAACCATGCGCCTGCTGCAATGATTAATTTGTCGTAATGTTCATTTTCCCCGTCAACACGAACTTTTCCGTCAGTAGAAAAATGCGCTCGCCCCGACTTGATTTTTACCCCATTTTCTTTTGCGGCATAAAGTAGCGTTTCACAAAATAAACCACCGTTCACTCGTGCTGCTCCGCTTACATAGACCGAGCCAAATCCCGGTTTAACTAACGGAAATTTTTGCTTTGTTTCCTCTTCTGACAACTTTGCAATTTCATCCATAACTTCCGCATCGAGGCGGCGTTCATTCGCAAGATCAAACAGTTCTGTTACTTTTTCTTCTGTCTTTCGAAGTGCGAGCACACCGACTTGTTTATAGCCTGAATTCCGCCCAGTATCTCCTTCGAGCGTTCCCGCCAATTCCTTATAAAAGGCGGCACTATTTTTTGCAAGCTCATACCAATATTTGTTTCGCCTTTTAGAAAGCCACGGGCAAATTATTCCGGCTGCAGCATGCGTTGCTTGTCCCGGTTCATCTGAATCAATTAGCGTTACTTGCACGTTTTCTTTTGACAATAAATAGGCGGCACTAGCTCCAACAATTCCCCCGCCGATAATCACTATTTTTTGCATCGTTACACCCCTCTATATCAATTGTGACACAAGTTGACTTTTTTATAACTCTTTGTAATAATATGTGAAAATAGTTAAGTTTACAAACTACTAAAAATCCTCTACATCATTCTATCCATTGTACTGAAATCCAGCTTTAATTACAAAAAGGCAGATTTTAGCTTATCTCGTCGTCATTACCACATATCCTCTTAGAGAACGCTTTCGCCCATTGGTTGGTTCTTTGTACTGCGTCTCAGCTAAAAATTCATTTATTTTTCCTTCTGCCTATATTAACAGTTCAGCTGATTAGTTATGCTGAGATATGGGAGATTTTTTTATGCCAAATATTCTTGATTCATTATGGAACAGCATGGCGCTTTTTTTATCAGCGCTTTTTTTTCACGGAATGGCACTGCGATCTATTAGAGAAAAAAAGCCTGCTTGGTTCCAAATTAAATTTTCTAATGAAATTATTAATTATGCACTGGGCATTTACTACGGCCTTCTAGGTGTTTATTTTATTATCCGCGGATTACCCGGCACAGATTCTGGGATTTATACAGATATGCTACTTAATATTTTAATCGTCCTGCATTTATTTTCTTCGGCAGGTCCTGCTACTATCGCGCTATTACTAATTGTCGCAGGAAAACTTTTTCTCGGTGATGCGCTGTTTGCCAATTTGATTTACGTGTTTTTAATTATCGGTTTTCACTTTGTATGCATGGAAGTCGCTAAACTTCGACTTAGTTCCGTTCAAAAAGTCGTTTTAGTCAAACTTAGTGCGATTCCCCTTATGCTATTTTATTTACATCAAAAAATACATTTATTGTATACCATAAATGACTTACCTGTTTGGATACTCTATTTTTTGGTTTCTTTTTTTATTACTTTTATTATTGTTTCAGCGGCTTATTATATCGATACATCGAATAAGCTAATTTATGATTTGCAGCAATCCACCATCCTTGACCCGCTAACAGGTTTGACGAATTTCCGTCATTTTGAAAAGGCGTTCGAAGCAGCATTTAACCATGCTACGTTAAAAAAATCGAATTTAAGTGTGATTATTATTGATATTGATTATTTTAAACGGGTAAATGATACATATGGCCATTTAGTCGGAAATGGGGTTTTATCTACTTTCAGTCAAATGCTTTTAAAAATCAGCTTCCCGCCAAACACAGTGATATCAAGGATTGGCGGCGAGGAATTCGCCATTATTTTGCCGAATATTAATGTCAGTGAAACAGAGCATTTAGCGGAGAAAATCCGACGTAAAGTCGAAAAAATTGATGTTCCGATTGTTGCTTCTGGCTCCGTTATTACTATTTCTGCTGGTATTGCAAATTATGACGGCAGAAATTATTCAAATCCGAACGAGCTACTAAATGCAGCCGATCAAGCGCTATATAATGCGAAACGAAATGGACGAAACCAAGTGCATATTCGCGAAACAGAACCAGTTGTTTAAGAGAGTAAAAAGGAGATGAGTCCATTTGTTCGAACTAGTTAATTCATACATAGATAGTTTAGCGCTCTTTCTCGCTATCCTTTTTATCCAAGGGATGTCTTTTCGAAAAATAAGACAATATCGCCCAAATTGGTTTCAAAATGGTGGTAGACGGCTATTTCTTTCCATCCTACTAGGCGTCTACTATGGTTTAGCAGGTATTTATTTTATTTATGAAGGTGCTTACGAAAATAATCCCGTTATTTACACGAATATGCGGATTTTGATTTTGATGGTAACAAGTGTTTTCGGTGGCCGCATTCCACTCATTTTCGCCTATTTAGTAATGCTTTTTGGGCGGATTAGTTTTGATATTGCTTCTCCTGTTACTAGTCGCTATGTTATTTTGATGACACTCATTTTTGCCGCGTGCTTACTTGTTACTTTTTGGAAAAAACAACGCTTTTCGAGATTTGTTGCTTTAATCATTTTAAACTTCCCAGCGATTCTTTATTATTTCGTGAATAATTTTGATGAGGGACGAATCCTGCAAGGTTTTGAGATTATCGAGTATTTCCTGCTATTCTTTGTAACCGCCTTACTGGTATTTTACGCCTGCAATTACATTGATAAAAGTAATCTCGTTATCCAAAATTTGACGGAAACTGCGATGACGGATAGTTTAACTAATTTACCAAACATGCGCTTTTTCACCCAACAGTTTGGTTGGATTTTTGCGAAATCGCTGAAAAAGAAAAAATCATTATCTCTTTTCATCATTGATATTGATCATTTTAAAGAAATAAACGATTTTCATGGTCATCAAGCTGGCAATACCGTTCTTGCTCAGTTTAGTAGCATTCTTAAAAATCGCACCTTCCCACCAAGAACCATGTTTGCACGAATTGGTGGAGAAGAATTTGCTGTTTTACTTCAAAACGTTGGTACAGAGCAAGCTGCTTTAATTGCTGATTTTTTCCGTGAAGAAGTGGAACGAGCGAAGTTTCCTTATAATCCCGCAAGTGGCAAAGTAACCGTTTCTATCGGGGTGGCTTCTGCTAGTTCTCATTTTTCAACAACGGAATCACTTTTCGAAGCCGCTGACCAAGCCCTGTATCAAGCCAAACAAAGCGGACGCAACCAAATTGCTGTTCACCAGGGGGAACTCGAATGAAACGAATCATCCTAATTTTTATTTTACTTATTCTAATTGGTGCCGGATTTTTCTTTTTCCTGCGACCAGAACCTAAAAAAACAGTGAGTGCACCAAAAGAAACCACACCCACTTCCACCTCTGTTCAAACGTATGTAAAAGAAAACTATACTGCAAAAAACGGTTTAATTGTGGATTACAAAAATGCGCAAGAACCACATTATTTAGCCGAGAGCATCGGACTTTATATGGAATATTTGGTCGAAGTGAATGATAGTAAAACTTTCCAAGAACAAGTAAGTCATTTAGAAAAGAATTTTATAACCGAAGATAACTTTATTAAATGGGAAGCAACCGACGCCACAACGACTAATGCGATTGTAGATGATTTCCGCATTACAGAAGCACTTTATCAAGCGAGCGAAAAATTTAGTTTCCCGTCCTACAAAAAAATGGCAGATAAAATCCTAGCCAACACCAAAAAATATAGCGCTGAACAAGGAGTTCCAGTAGACTTTTACGATTTTGTTCATAAGAAAAAAGCAGATACGCTCCATTTAAGTTATCTAAATATCCAAGCAATGCAACAAATTAATTATCGCGATAAAGCCTATCTACCAATTCAAACGGTCAATGCCGACCCATTTTTTACAGAAGTATTTCAAAACGGACAGTTTCAATACGCTGATCCAAAAGAAGTCAATATGATTGATCAAATGCTCATCGCGCTTGCTTATTTTGAAGAAAATGGTGATATAGAGCCAAACTTCGATAATTTTTTACAAACAGAATTAGCTTCTAAAGGAAAAATTTATGCTCGCTA
The sequence above is drawn from the Listeria monocytogenes genome and encodes:
- the mgsA gene encoding methylglyoxal synthase, with the translated sequence MHIALIAHDEKKDLMVGFATAYKHLLEPHQLYATGTTGLRIIEATGLTVHRFKSGPLGGDQQIGARISENKMDLVIFLRDPLTAQPHEPDVTALIRLCDVYEIPLATNIGTAEILIRGLGAGFLDWRDLRRNDE
- the dapB gene encoding 4-hydroxy-tetrahydrodipicolinate reductase, whose product is MRVAVSGFKGRMGHEVVKTVLREADLELVAVLDHEPKEKNINEIVEFSSLDVPVFGNLSEMLEEIKPDCVVDFTTPKVGYSNTKTILEHGVRAVVGTTGFTPEQISELRSIAESKKIGALIAPNFAVGAVLMMQFAQKAAKYFPNVEIIELHHDNKLDAPSGTAVKTAEMMAETREFVKQGAADEVELIEGARGSEYEGMRIHSVRLPGLVAHQEVIFGAEGQGLTIRHDSYDRISFMSGVALSVRKTKELETLIYGLENILD
- a CDS encoding thioredoxin family protein, which encodes MKKILLLLTLITVILTLGACGDNKKETEEKANQTEKESASFLTTISTKDFKQKMADKTTGFVYVGRPTCEDCQAFQPILKKELKKRQPDQKMAYYNTDKASEKSRDDMIALLEKMDIDSVPTMVYLKDGKVAATYAATDEPAKLTNWMNKVSGEVSE
- a CDS encoding biotin--[acetyl-CoA-carboxylase] ligase — encoded protein: MKNNREKLLALFTESDGTYLSGQEIADSLGCSRTAVWKQMEALRKEGFEIEAVRNRGYRLSATAEQYTKDALLLGLETKFIGQHLEIHESVSSTQIIAHQQIESSPEGTVIVADEQTAGKGRLLRPWSSKKGEGIWMSVILKPQIPIQKVPQFTFIASLAITEAIENITKLEPKIKWPNDIYIGKRKICGVLTEMQAEAETIHAVIIGMGINVNQQEFPEEIKDKASSLKLELGESISRKALLQEILTSLEKYYELFLDKGFAPIKLLWETKAIPFGEKLTASTTKGKIHGQVKGISDEGVLLLQDALGEVHSIYSADILLDNEK
- a CDS encoding GGDEF domain-containing protein encodes the protein MFELVNSYIDSLALFLAILFIQGMSFRKIRQYRPNWFQNGGRRLFLSILLGVYYGLAGIYFIYEGAYENNPVIYTNMRILILMVTSVFGGRIPLIFAYLVMLFGRISFDIASPVTSRYVILMTLIFAACLLVTFWKKQRFSRFVALIILNFPAILYYFVNNFDEGRILQGFEIIEYFLLFFVTALLVFYACNYIDKSNLVIQNLTETAMTDSLTNLPNMRFFTQQFGWIFAKSLKKKKSLSLFIIDIDHFKEINDFHGHQAGNTVLAQFSSILKNRTFPPRTMFARIGGEEFAVLLQNVGTEQAALIADFFREEVERAKFPYNPASGKVTVSIGVASASSHFSTTESLFEAADQALYQAKQSGRNQIAVHQGELE
- a CDS encoding FAD-binding oxidoreductase encodes the protein MQKIVIIGGGIVGASAAYLLSKENVQVTLIDSDEPGQATHAAAGIICPWLSKRRNKYWYELAKNSAAFYKELAGTLEGDTGRNSGYKQVGVLALRKTEEKVTELFDLANERRLDAEVMDEIAKLSEEETKQKFPLVKPGFGSVYVSGAARVNGGLFCETLLYAAKENGVKIKSGRAHFSTDGKVRVDGENEHYDKLIIAAGAWLKELLDEASFHTEVLAQKGQLLELDFSEFQTDEWPVILPPSAKSIVPFDNGKIIVGATHEKAAGFDTEPTAEGKAEILTEVSQFMEGDLASKVAHVAVGTRPYTPDFAPLIGQLPGFESVFLANGLGASGLTTGPYVGKLLADLALGNTVDLALENYEPSKYISR
- a CDS encoding CCA tRNA nucleotidyltransferase, translating into MNDVFLKALPVLQKLTTAGFEAYFVGGSVRDYLLNRTISDVDIATSAFPEEVKEIFQTSYDTGIAHGTVTVRENNEFYEVTTFRTEGTYEDFRRPSEVTFIRSLEEDLKRRDFTMNAIAMDEHFALHDPFSGQLAIQNKEIKAVGKASERFHEDALRMMRAVRFLSQLDFELDKETEKALESQIELLQHTSVERMTVEWIKMMKGKAAKRAIELLLKVKMETYLPGLKDEKPALSEFASWDWEKRTTEESIWLGLVVAVKPNNVNAFLKAWKLPNKTIQLVNKAYQDALKMKETWLTDELYHAGKAVFSLVNELNVIRGQENNQHKLSQAYEALPIHSKKDLAITGADLLKWSGESAGPWVKETLDKVECGVLSNEINNEKIQIKRWLGYHEE
- a CDS encoding nucleotide pyrophosphohydrolase, with translation MAKTMAEIQKEVDDFIGGFEEGYFSPLAMMARITEETGELAREINHYYGEKPKKTSEPTKTVAEELGDCLFVLTCMANSLDIDMEKAHDTVMAKFKERDKDRWTKKEEKAK
- a CDS encoding YitT family protein, coding for MLKTLRTKNICFIMLGTAIYAFGLVNFNIANNLGEGGLAGVTLFLLHFFQIDPAYSNLILNIPLFILGWRVLGNRSLIYTGIGTVSLSLFLWIFQRIPYTLDLHSDLLLVALFAGGFSGIGLGLVFRYGGTTGGSDIIAKLLNHTKGISMGRTLFAIDAIVLVASLSYLDVRQVMYTLVAVFIGSRVIDFVQEGAYAARGALIISKDNDAIASHVMLAMNRGVTVLEGRGGFSKKDQDVLYIVVAKNEIIQLKNIVQAIDPHAFVSVSVVHDVMGEGFTLDENKNPIY
- a CDS encoding GGDEF domain-containing protein yields the protein MPNILDSLWNSMALFLSALFFHGMALRSIREKKPAWFQIKFSNEIINYALGIYYGLLGVYFIIRGLPGTDSGIYTDMLLNILIVLHLFSSAGPATIALLLIVAGKLFLGDALFANLIYVFLIIGFHFVCMEVAKLRLSSVQKVVLVKLSAIPLMLFYLHQKIHLLYTINDLPVWILYFLVSFFITFIIVSAAYYIDTSNKLIYDLQQSTILDPLTGLTNFRHFEKAFEAAFNHATLKKSNLSVIIIDIDYFKRVNDTYGHLVGNGVLSTFSQMLLKISFPPNTVISRIGGEEFAIILPNINVSETEHLAEKIRRKVEKIDVPIVASGSVITISAGIANYDGRNYSNPNELLNAADQALYNAKRNGRNQVHIRETEPVV